A window of the Choristoneura fumiferana chromosome 30, NRCan_CFum_1, whole genome shotgun sequence genome harbors these coding sequences:
- the LOC141444637 gene encoding uncharacterized protein, whose amino-acid sequence MNDTDDSDDDFLAASQVSFYGPNGWTSQNGASTSQRSQNQGTSRKSQNHGASTSQAQKQASTKRSKNNGDSATQNRETASQRPENHGTSNQVPQNPDSNSDRQRQLELLTQGVKLLQDQIVALAQSDQGKDKKEDKKKKPKEIHECQLCHKVYVSTVTLFRHYKAIHNEFNPEKFGYTVNGSIINIDDSMSQDHCCGTCGYKSADKNAFDIHMAAVHSKDVKELCKVCGYKARSKNDLDDHSRIHVNNDSGNSNNVVETIKNIMHKCEDCSCYFDDNSKFDEHMKKFHRFEVLCKICNKNFSFKDFENHVKDNHPIHPNVIVENNVRTQKGRTVIFKCNKCTEKFASKQEAWRHTKMHKKELRRRVVYTNNEETLSVSDIIYICEVCDIATDSYDVVVEHSQKHIKNPDEQFLTNSCGICSLKFEPICYDKHIDIHYTKKGVNKESFKYLKYKYHLLLTDDWLKFFNMADDVVNAIVSKSIYAYTRSVKMRVVSGKSNTITLYQCRQCDNFVDPSAVRSHAVDFDTCVRIPTSFGCNVCERSFNTEFARDNHEAVHADMNGNDCFRIVMFNDERHREFNYVLDNTVFRSQVEATNTNENNATEKVIYKCFACSLCFILEVSANNHIKTCPSHKNKATCRICSNWFNIHELPDHYYDHHFSGKIRLNIKDIVPDVILVSDDEDDNKNIKTKQSYNVDSILDDDKENKPQTSQTENVTQTNESSEETNIQPNLLVATETAKDNVPMDEDSQDVYNQSTNDGNSDHSDIEVSHDDSRSTIINGECYNVVNIGDVAGTNEIKCVETNLLLNPYYTRNRSERIVDADERNEDLGAEIETTTQKIALGEVRVKQENSWYIEEDTNMNWKHVKQIKESNVTSTDTIIDLSAMLTDDEDEGIQPNPVNESTDINANKNYYTCNSALPSTDGAYSLENIITDDIARNLRNLQNATMSNSNASNVVEERANNVLANENSTYTAVLSRRTHVNTDNLKDEMIKMKHSLNESGIDDSENSEIDEIQRHDDSTMRRFRNVINNADVETRFMVNNLEIQLSDQKVIVKPNCSIC is encoded by the exons ATGAATGACACCGATGACTCTGATGATGATTTTCTAGCAGCGAGCCAGGTTTCTTTCTACGGACCAAACGGCTGGACCTCTCAAAACGGGGCCTCCACCAGCCAGAGGTCTCAAAACCAAGGAACCTCAAGAAAATCACAAAATCACGGGGCCTCAACGAGCCAGGCCCAAAAGCAGGCCTCTACCAAGAGATCTAAAAACAATGGGGATTCTGCAACTCAAAACCGAGAAACTGCAAGCCAAAGGCCTGAAAATCACGGGACCTCAAACCAAGTGCCTCAAAACCCTGACTCAAACAGCGACAGGCAACGACAGCTGGAACTTTTGACGCAAGGAGTGAAGTTGCTCCAAGATCAAATTGTGGCACTGGCTCAATCAGATCAAGG gaaagaTAAAAAAGAAGACAAGAAGAAGAAACCAAAAGAAATCCATGAGTGCCAACTTTGCCACAAGGTGTATGTCAGTACGGTAACTCTGTTTAGACATTACAAGGCTATACACAATGAATTCAATCCTGAAAAGTTTGGTTACACAGTCAATGGTTCTATCATAAATATTGATGATTCCATGTCTCAGGACCATTGCTGCGGTACATGTGGGTATAAAAGTGCAGATAAAAATGCCTTTGATATACATATGGCCGCTGTACATAGCAAAGATGTTAAGGAACTTTGTAAAGTATGTGGATATAAAGCTAGAAGTAAAAACGATCTTGATGATCACAGCAGAATCCATGTCAACAATGATAGTGGTAACAGCAATAATGTTGTTGAAACTATTAAGAATATAATGCACAAATGCGAGGATTGTTCGTGCTATTTTGACGATAACAGCAAATTCGATGAACACATGAAAAAGTTTCACCGTTTTGAGGTTCTgtgtaaaatatgtaataaaaattttagttttaaagatTTCGAAAATCATGTCAAAGATAATCATCCTATCCATCCTAATGTGATTGTTGAAAACAATGTGCGTACGCAAAAGGGAAGGACAGttatatttaaatgtaacaagTGTACTGAGAAATTCGCAAGTAAACAAGAGGCATGGAGGCATACTAAGATGCACAAAAAGGAGCTAAGACGTAGAGTTGTTTATACAAATAACGAAGAAACACTGTCAGTCAGTGATATTATATACATATGTGAGGTTTGCGACATTGCCACCGACTCATACGATGTCGTTGTGGAGCATTCgcaaaaacatataaaaaatcctGATGAACAATTTTTAACAAACAGTTGCGGCATATGTTCCTTAAAATTCGAACCTATATGCTACGACAAACACATAGACATACATTACACAAAAAAAGGAGTAAACAAAGAGTCtttcaaatatttgaaatataaatatcatcTACTGCTTACTGATGACTGGTTAAAGTTTTTCAATATGGCGGACGACGTCGTGAACGCAATTGTTTCTAAAAGCATTTATGCTTATACGCGTAGCGTCAAAATGAGGGTAGTATCAGGAAAATCCAACACAATCACACTGTACCAGTGCAGGCAATGTGACAATTTTGTAGACCCATCTGCAGTTAGATCTCACGCAGTAGATTTTGATACTTGCGTAAGAATACCAACTAGTTTCGGCTGTAATGTGTGTGAAAGGAGTTTCAACACTGAATTCGCCCGTGACAATCATGAAGCTGTGCATGCTGATATGAATGGTAACGACTGTTTCAGGATAGTGATGTTTAATGATGAAAGGCACAGAGAGTTTAATTACGTACTTGATAATACAGTGTTTAGAAGTCAAGTTGAAGCAACTAACACTAATGAAAATAATGCTACTGAAAAAGTTATTTACAAATGCTTTGCTTGCAGTCTATGCTTTATTTTAGAAGTATCGGCTAATAATCATATTAAAACTTGTCCCAGTCACAAAAATAAGGCAACATGCCGAATATGTAGCAACTGGTTCAATATTCATGAATTACCAGATCATTACTATGACCATCATTTCAGTGGAAAAATTCGTCTAAACATTAAGGATATAGTTCCTGATGTGATATTGGTATCTGACGATGAAGATGATAATAAAaacatcaaaacaaaacaatcataTAATGTTGATAGTATTTTAGATGATGATAAAGAAAATAAGCCGCAGACTAGCCAAACTGAAAATGTAACACAAACTAATGAATCCTCTGAAGAAACTAATATACAGCCAAATCTGTTGGTTGCTACTGAAACTGCAAAGGATAATGTACCCATGGATGAAGACAGCCAAGATGTATATAACCAATCAACTAATGATGGAAATTCTGATCATTCTGACATTGAAGTGAGCCATGATGATTCACGAAGTACAATAATAAACGGTGAATGTTATAATGTTGTGAATATAGGTGATGTTGCTGGGACTAATGAAATAAAGTGTGTGGAGACCAATCTACTATTAAACCCTTACTACACAAGAAACAGATCAGAGAGAATTGTAGATGCAGATGAAAGAAATGAAGATTTGGGAGCAGAAATAGAAACAACGACACAAAAGATAGCTCTTGGTGAAGTGCGCGTTAAACAAGAAAATTCGTGGTATATAGAAGAAGATACTAACATGAATTGGAAACATGTCAAACAAATAAAAGAGTCTAATGTTACAAGTACGGATACTATTATAGATTTGAGTGCGATGTTGACAGATGACGAAGATGAAGGAATTCAACCCAATCCTGTTAATGAATCTACAGAcattaatgcaaataaaaactattacaCCTGTAACTCTGCTCTACCTTCAACCGATGGAGCATATAGTcttgaaaatataataacagACGATATTGCACGTAACTTGCGAAATTTACAGAACGCTACAATGTCTAATTCAAACGCGTCAAATGTTGTTGAAGAAAGAGCTAATAATGTTttagcaaatgaaaattctacgTACACAGCTGTACTGTCTAGACGCACACATGTCAACACTGATAATTTAAAGGATGAAATGATTAAAATGAAACACTCACTAAATGAAAGTGGAATTGATGACTCCGAGAATTCTGAGATAGATGAAATACAGAGGCATGATGACAGTACTATGAGGCGGTTTAGAAATGTTATAAACAATGCAGatgttgaaacccgttttatGGTTAATAATTTAGAAATACAGCTGTCTGATCAAAAAGTTATTGTGAAACCAAACTGTAGTATATGTTAA